The proteins below are encoded in one region of Streptomyces roseirectus:
- a CDS encoding beta-galactosidase: protein MSIRTDGRGLWLDGRPRTLLCASLFYFRLPREQWSARLAQVKASGYTCVDVYLPWNFHELAPGDWSFEGRRDVAAFLDLARDHGLYVIARPGPYICSEWDGGALPAWLGLDRELRVRQNEPRYLEQVAAWYDRALPLLAERQYPAGGSVIMVQLENELDFFDCADRTGYLTALRDMALAHGITVPLIACSGQGDLAGATGDVPGIVPACNFYPDDDSPDIEPEVRHYTDLLAGRDTPLLVTETNRRHRTLRRLLASGAKLIAPYLQASGWNFGFTPSTGNWGRPGNFMSHGYDFGGYVSSTGVQRPEFTEAQLLAKVLDTWGDRLALATPSSRLPHLDCDFTTSSTTAALDLDGGGRLVAVPHLGTRAGTALVDGTPVAVAPDSCPLMALDVPLTPWGIDATLTLASADLVAAGDGTLVFASEVPVTVVIGEESAVVPVRGRTTVAGATVDVLPPAEAVRAGQDADDAVPVPADAEPVTVPEVRRRLEPAPERPAGTHPLPPALEALGVYRGRGAYRTVTDLTGIDTLLLTGAADIVDLTIAGRPHPTLTGFGAARTIDVRDVTGAAAVEAVVEIWGHANFDDARLPALRLGALRGPGRLWKVRDTADVSALWTVDGHWAGEPAPLRTLGGWSSTRVGVPVTYTRTVRTATDAALQVQGIVEPLRVSVDEGEPRTLHAENPWLLLPPGTHAVALTLPHHPSGPGLRARLLALDAVPEWSCAVQDDALLTAFAGERGLAEVVRLPLALKPGEEAWFDFELPELPDAAGRLIRLDATQMRVTAWAAGECLGRVWAGERPDFSGGNPDVLWIPAGWPGPVTLLARAMEGRGEPEIRTLTLEPATGA, encoded by the coding sequence GTGAGCATCCGTACCGACGGCCGAGGGCTCTGGCTCGACGGCCGACCCCGCACCCTCCTGTGCGCCTCCCTCTTCTACTTCCGGCTGCCCCGCGAGCAGTGGAGCGCCCGCCTCGCCCAGGTGAAAGCCTCCGGCTACACCTGCGTCGACGTCTACCTCCCGTGGAACTTCCACGAACTCGCCCCCGGCGACTGGTCGTTCGAGGGCCGGCGCGACGTCGCCGCGTTCCTCGACCTCGCCCGCGACCACGGCCTCTACGTCATCGCCCGGCCCGGCCCCTACATCTGCTCCGAGTGGGACGGCGGCGCCCTGCCCGCATGGCTGGGCCTGGACCGGGAGTTGAGGGTCCGTCAGAACGAGCCGCGCTACCTGGAGCAGGTCGCCGCCTGGTACGACCGCGCGCTGCCGCTGCTCGCGGAACGCCAGTACCCGGCGGGCGGATCCGTCATCATGGTGCAGCTGGAGAACGAACTCGACTTCTTCGACTGCGCTGACCGCACGGGGTACTTGACGGCCCTGCGCGACATGGCGCTGGCCCACGGCATCACCGTCCCGCTGATCGCCTGCTCCGGGCAGGGCGACCTCGCGGGCGCCACCGGTGACGTCCCTGGCATCGTCCCGGCCTGCAACTTCTACCCGGACGACGACTCCCCGGACATCGAGCCCGAAGTCCGCCACTACACGGACCTGTTGGCGGGGCGCGACACCCCGCTGCTGGTCACCGAGACCAACCGCCGCCACCGCACCCTGCGCCGACTCCTCGCGAGTGGCGCCAAGTTGATCGCGCCCTATCTCCAGGCGTCCGGCTGGAACTTCGGGTTCACGCCGTCCACCGGCAACTGGGGCCGCCCTGGCAACTTCATGAGCCACGGCTACGACTTCGGCGGCTACGTCTCCTCGACGGGAGTCCAGCGCCCCGAGTTCACCGAGGCCCAGCTCCTCGCGAAGGTCCTCGACACCTGGGGCGACCGCCTCGCCCTCGCCACCCCGAGCAGCCGACTCCCGCACCTGGACTGCGACTTCACGACCAGCTCGACGACCGCCGCACTCGACCTCGACGGCGGCGGACGGCTCGTCGCCGTACCGCACCTCGGGACGCGCGCGGGCACGGCCCTCGTCGACGGCACCCCCGTCGCCGTCGCCCCCGACTCCTGCCCCCTGATGGCGCTCGACGTCCCCCTCACCCCCTGGGGCATCGACGCCACCCTGACCCTCGCCTCGGCGGACCTCGTCGCCGCCGGGGACGGCACGCTCGTGTTCGCCTCCGAGGTGCCGGTGACCGTCGTCATCGGCGAGGAGAGTGCCGTCGTCCCCGTGCGGGGGCGGACGACGGTTGCGGGAGCGACGGTCGACGTCCTGCCACCGGCCGAGGCGGTGCGGGCCGGGCAGGACGCGGACGACGCCGTCCCCGTACCGGCCGATGCGGAGCCGGTCACCGTCCCGGAGGTCCGGCGGCGGCTGGAACCGGCGCCCGAGCGGCCGGCCGGGACGCACCCACTGCCGCCCGCGCTGGAAGCGCTCGGGGTGTACCGGGGGCGGGGCGCCTACCGGACCGTCACCGACCTGACCGGCATCGACACACTCCTGCTGACCGGGGCCGCCGACATCGTCGACCTCACGATCGCGGGACGCCCGCACCCCACGCTCACCGGGTTCGGCGCCGCCCGCACCATCGACGTCCGGGACGTGACGGGCGCCGCCGCCGTCGAAGCCGTCGTCGAGATCTGGGGCCACGCCAACTTCGACGACGCCCGCCTCCCCGCCCTGCGCCTCGGCGCACTGCGCGGCCCCGGACGCCTGTGGAAGGTCCGGGACACGGCCGACGTGTCCGCCCTGTGGACGGTCGACGGCCACTGGGCGGGCGAGCCCGCGCCGCTGCGCACCCTCGGCGGCTGGAGCAGCACACGCGTCGGCGTGCCGGTCACCTACACGCGGACGGTGCGGACGGCGACCGACGCCGCGTTGCAGGTGCAAGGGATCGTCGAGCCGCTGCGGGTGAGCGTCGACGAGGGTGAGCCGCGGACGCTGCACGCCGAGAACCCCTGGCTGTTGCTGCCGCCCGGCACCCATGCCGTCGCCCTCACCCTGCCCCACCACCCGAGCGGACCGGGGCTGCGGGCGCGGCTCCTCGCCCTGGACGCCGTCCCGGAGTGGTCCTGCGCCGTGCAGGACGACGCGCTGCTCACCGCGTTCGCCGGCGAGCGCGGGCTCGCCGAGGTCGTCCGGCTGCCGCTGGCCCTGAAGCCGGGCGAGGAGGCGTGGTTCGACTTCGAACTCCCCGAACTCCCCGACGCCGCAGGGCGGTTGATCCGGCTGGACGCCACACAGATGCGGGTCACCGCGTGGGCCGCCGGGGAGTGCCTGGGGCGGGTCTGGGCGGGGGAGCGGCCCGATTTCTCCGGCGGGAACCCGGACGTGCTGTGGATACCGGCCGGCTGGCCGGGTCCCGTGACCCTGCTGGCGCGCGCAATGGAGGGGCGCGGCGAGCCGGAGATCCGTACGCTGACGCTGGAGCCGGCGACCGGGGCATGA
- a CDS encoding carbohydrate ABC transporter permease, producing the protein MAGLLTAAPPDADTAPAPKRKRKLTDRQEKSAVRAFRATPVTYGTLLIVAAILSTPLVFVGSIALSSDATVNANTFTIIPREFHWENFTRVFGTELPMGTFLLNSVLISLFSVVGQVLSSGLVGYAFARLRAPGKNAIFLVVIATMMIPTQITMIPQFILFRDLGWVNTYLPLIVPNFFSNAFNVFLVRQFVSRLPSQLDEAAMMDGLGFFGIYRRIMFPMLRPVLIAIGIFTLTHTWGDFMGPLIYLNDESKMPLALGVQYITSTSAAMQAPPWNLVMVGSILLAVPMIVVYYIGQKYLYEMDISGGSAGVK; encoded by the coding sequence ATGGCCGGCCTGCTCACCGCCGCGCCGCCGGACGCGGACACGGCTCCCGCGCCGAAGCGCAAACGGAAACTGACGGATCGTCAAGAGAAGTCCGCAGTAAGGGCGTTCCGCGCGACCCCCGTCACCTACGGCACCCTCCTGATCGTCGCGGCGATCCTCTCCACCCCGCTCGTCTTCGTCGGCTCGATCGCCCTGTCCAGCGACGCGACCGTCAACGCCAACACGTTCACGATCATCCCCCGCGAGTTCCACTGGGAGAACTTCACCCGGGTCTTCGGCACCGAACTCCCGATGGGCACCTTCCTCCTCAACTCCGTGCTCATCTCGCTGTTCTCGGTCGTCGGCCAGGTCCTCTCCAGCGGCCTCGTCGGCTACGCCTTCGCCCGACTGCGCGCCCCCGGCAAGAACGCGATCTTCCTCGTCGTCATCGCCACGATGATGATCCCGACGCAGATCACGATGATCCCCCAGTTCATCCTCTTCCGGGACCTCGGCTGGGTGAACACCTACCTCCCGCTGATCGTGCCGAACTTCTTCTCCAACGCCTTCAACGTGTTCCTGGTACGGCAGTTCGTCTCCCGGCTGCCCAGCCAGCTCGACGAGGCGGCCATGATGGACGGCCTCGGCTTCTTCGGGATCTACCGGCGCATCATGTTCCCGATGCTGCGCCCGGTCCTGATCGCCATCGGCATCTTCACCCTCACCCACACCTGGGGCGACTTCATGGGCCCCCTCATCTACCTCAACGACGAGTCCAAGATGCCGCTCGCGCTCGGCGTGCAGTACATCACCAGCACCTCGGCCGCCATGCAGGCACCGCCGTGGAACCTGGTCATGGTCGGCTCCATCCTGCTCGCCGTCCCCATGATCGTCGTCTACTACATCGGACAGAAATACCTCTACGAGATGGACATCAGCGGCGGAAGCGCGGGGGTCAAGTGA
- a CDS encoding carbohydrate ABC transporter permease, with translation MATPTTTPTPLKKPGSSKRRRREALAFYLFISPWIIGFLVFLLGPMIASVYYSLTDWDSFTPPKWVGLDNYTKLLTDDPAFWKALWNTFYYAAISVPLGLILGLWLANLLNKQVRARKLFRTLIYLPTLVPLVATAMIFKMVLAPSGPVNDFLGVFGIDGPSWLIDGPWVKPALILMSVWGAGSATVLLLAAMKGIPRELYEAAEVDGAGATRQFWSITLPHLTPIIFFNLIMGLIGAFQVFSQVYILTPKSNRGAYDAAQTMVPLLFDQAFGFYHMGYASAISWLLFAVILVFTALAFRTARRWVFYETEVK, from the coding sequence ATGGCGACCCCCACGACGACACCGACCCCCTTGAAGAAGCCGGGCAGTTCGAAACGCCGCAGGCGTGAGGCCCTGGCCTTCTACCTCTTCATCTCCCCCTGGATCATCGGCTTCCTGGTCTTCCTCCTCGGCCCCATGATTGCGTCGGTCTACTACTCCCTCACCGACTGGGACTCCTTCACCCCGCCCAAGTGGGTCGGCCTCGACAACTACACCAAACTCCTCACCGACGACCCGGCGTTCTGGAAGGCCCTCTGGAACACCTTCTACTACGCGGCGATTTCGGTCCCCCTCGGCCTGATCCTCGGCCTCTGGCTCGCGAACCTTCTCAACAAGCAGGTCAGGGCACGGAAGTTGTTCCGTACCCTGATCTACCTCCCCACCCTCGTCCCCCTCGTCGCCACCGCGATGATCTTCAAGATGGTCCTCGCGCCCTCGGGCCCCGTCAACGACTTCCTCGGCGTCTTCGGCATCGACGGCCCCTCCTGGCTCATCGACGGCCCCTGGGTGAAACCCGCCCTCATCCTGATGTCCGTCTGGGGCGCCGGCAGCGCGACCGTCCTGCTGCTCGCCGCGATGAAGGGCATCCCGAGAGAGCTGTACGAGGCCGCCGAGGTCGACGGCGCCGGCGCCACCCGGCAGTTCTGGAGCATCACCCTGCCCCACCTGACGCCGATCATCTTCTTCAACCTCATCATGGGCCTGATCGGCGCGTTCCAGGTGTTCTCCCAGGTCTACATCCTCACCCCGAAGAGCAACAGGGGGGCCTATGACGCCGCCCAGACCATGGTTCCGCTCCTCTTCGACCAGGCGTTCGGCTTCTACCACATGGGATACGCCTCGGCGATCTCCTGGCTCCTGTTCGCCGTGATCCTCGTCTTCACGGCGCTCGCCTTCCGCACCGCCCGGCGCTGGGTGTTCTACGAAACCGAGGTGAAGTGA
- a CDS encoding ABC transporter substrate-binding protein has product MSRRGFLGMSAAAGVITLTACGHSAGGSSGGPLVMTVWGGDPDRKAYQARIDLLVKKFPELKVKLQLIPSDSYPQKVQTMIAGGNGPDIMQVAESVNTYASKNQLLPLDDLAKKASLDTTQRFGPVGDIYSYQDKKYAIPDRSGAMIVYYNKELFAKKGIKAPTAEWTWDDALAAFKELTIPGKQWGYGGAGWWPQWWSFVYQNGGQIIDDNGRPAVASDAAIEALQWAGDLLFKHKVVPSAKDYADMGADIGGDQAFANQKVAVNATGFWAIAGLTTTTFGWDIAPMWRGKKQAVSAFGSGLAVSRTSKQAENAFKAIDFLTSAEAQKEIISSGQDVPANLEVQKSDAFLKPAWMKTQVDMGVFAESSEFVFRAPFIPEWNEMQAAIESGLADFWLGKETDAKKVLTALQKNLESIIKSAG; this is encoded by the coding sequence ATGTCGCGCCGAGGGTTCCTCGGGATGAGCGCGGCGGCCGGAGTCATCACGCTCACCGCCTGCGGGCACTCCGCCGGGGGCTCCAGCGGAGGCCCGCTGGTGATGACCGTGTGGGGCGGTGACCCGGACCGCAAGGCGTACCAGGCGCGAATCGACCTGCTGGTCAAGAAGTTCCCGGAGCTGAAGGTCAAGCTCCAGCTCATCCCCAGCGACTCGTACCCGCAGAAGGTCCAGACGATGATCGCGGGCGGCAACGGCCCCGACATCATGCAGGTCGCCGAGAGCGTCAACACCTACGCGAGCAAGAACCAGTTGCTGCCCCTCGACGATCTGGCCAAGAAGGCATCCCTCGACACCACACAGCGGTTCGGTCCCGTCGGCGACATCTACTCCTACCAGGACAAGAAGTACGCGATCCCGGACCGCTCCGGCGCGATGATCGTCTACTACAACAAGGAACTGTTCGCGAAGAAGGGCATCAAGGCCCCCACGGCGGAGTGGACTTGGGACGACGCGCTCGCCGCGTTCAAGGAACTCACCATCCCCGGCAAGCAGTGGGGCTACGGCGGAGCCGGCTGGTGGCCGCAGTGGTGGAGCTTCGTCTACCAGAACGGCGGCCAGATCATCGACGACAACGGCCGCCCCGCGGTCGCGAGCGACGCCGCGATCGAGGCCCTGCAGTGGGCCGGCGACCTGCTCTTCAAGCACAAGGTCGTCCCCAGCGCCAAGGACTACGCCGACATGGGCGCCGACATCGGCGGCGACCAGGCGTTCGCCAACCAGAAGGTCGCCGTCAACGCCACCGGCTTCTGGGCCATCGCCGGCCTGACCACCACCACGTTCGGCTGGGACATCGCCCCGATGTGGCGCGGCAAGAAGCAGGCGGTGTCCGCGTTCGGCAGCGGCCTCGCCGTCTCCCGCACCTCGAAGCAGGCCGAGAACGCCTTCAAGGCCATCGACTTCCTCACCTCCGCCGAGGCCCAGAAGGAGATCATCTCCTCCGGCCAGGACGTCCCCGCGAACCTGGAGGTCCAGAAGAGCGACGCGTTCCTGAAGCCCGCGTGGATGAAGACCCAGGTCGACATGGGGGTGTTCGCCGAGTCCAGCGAGTTCGTCTTCCGCGCGCCCTTCATCCCCGAGTGGAACGAGATGCAGGCCGCGATCGAGAGCGGCCTCGCCGACTTCTGGCTCGGCAAGGAGACCGACGCCAAGAAGGTCCTCACCGCCCTGCAGAAGAACCTCGAATCCATCATCAAGTCCGCGGGATGA
- a CDS encoding thiamine pyrophosphate-binding protein: MPEDTQDDRNAQATVSGGHLVAKALKAEGVDRIYTLCGGHIIDIYDGCVDEGIEVVDVRHEQVAAHAADGYARITGKPGCAVVTAGPGTTDAVTGVANAFRAESPMLLIGGQGALAQHKMGSLQDLPHVDMMAPITKFAATVPDTARAADMVSMAFRECYHGAPGPAFLEIPRDVLDAKVPVDRARVPQAGAYRASTRSAGDPDAVERLAGLLVHSQKPAILLGGQVWTTRGTEAAIELVRTLNVPAYMNGAGRGTLPPGDPHHFQLSRRYAFSGADLIVIVGTPFDFRMGYGKRLSPDATVVQIDLDYRTVGKNRDIDLGIVGDAGLVLKAVTEAAAGALNGGAARRKEWLDELRAVEQAAIEKRLPQLRSDASPIHPYRLVSEINDFLTEDSIYIGDGGDIVTFSGQVVQPKSPGHWMDPGPLGTLGVGVPFVLAAKQARPDKEVVALFGDGAFSLTGWDFETLVRYDLPFVGVVGNNSSMNQIRYGQARKYGEARERVGNTLGDVPYDKFAQILGGHGEEVRDPADIGPALRRARESGKPSLINVWVDPDAYAPGTMNQTMYK, translated from the coding sequence ATGCCCGAGGACACCCAGGACGACCGGAACGCGCAGGCCACGGTCTCCGGCGGCCATCTCGTCGCCAAGGCGCTCAAGGCCGAAGGGGTCGACCGCATCTACACGCTCTGCGGCGGCCACATCATCGACATCTACGACGGCTGCGTCGACGAGGGCATAGAAGTCGTCGACGTCCGCCACGAGCAGGTCGCCGCCCACGCCGCCGACGGCTACGCGCGGATCACCGGCAAGCCCGGCTGCGCGGTCGTCACCGCCGGACCGGGGACGACGGACGCGGTGACCGGCGTCGCCAACGCGTTCCGCGCGGAGTCCCCGATGCTGCTCATCGGCGGCCAGGGCGCGCTCGCCCAGCACAAGATGGGCTCCCTCCAGGACCTGCCGCACGTCGACATGATGGCGCCGATCACCAAGTTCGCGGCGACCGTGCCGGACACGGCCCGCGCGGCGGACATGGTGTCGATGGCGTTCCGCGAGTGCTACCACGGCGCCCCGGGCCCCGCCTTCCTGGAGATCCCCCGCGACGTCCTGGACGCGAAGGTCCCCGTCGACAGGGCCCGCGTCCCGCAGGCCGGCGCCTACCGCGCCTCGACCCGCTCGGCCGGCGACCCCGACGCGGTGGAACGCCTCGCCGGTCTCCTCGTCCACTCCCAGAAGCCGGCGATCCTGCTCGGCGGCCAGGTCTGGACGACCCGCGGCACCGAGGCGGCGATCGAGCTGGTGCGCACCCTGAACGTCCCGGCGTACATGAACGGCGCGGGCCGCGGCACCCTCCCGCCCGGCGACCCCCACCACTTCCAGCTCTCGCGGCGCTACGCGTTCTCCGGCGCCGACCTGATCGTGATCGTCGGGACGCCGTTCGACTTCCGCATGGGCTACGGCAAGCGGCTCTCCCCGGACGCGACGGTCGTCCAGATCGACCTCGACTACCGCACCGTCGGCAAGAACCGGGACATCGACCTCGGCATCGTCGGCGACGCGGGCCTCGTCCTCAAGGCCGTCACCGAGGCCGCCGCCGGGGCCCTGAACGGCGGCGCGGCCCGGCGCAAGGAGTGGCTGGACGAGCTGCGCGCCGTCGAACAGGCCGCGATCGAGAAGCGGTTGCCGCAGCTGCGCTCGGACGCCTCGCCGATCCACCCCTACCGGCTGGTGAGCGAGATCAACGACTTCCTCACCGAGGACTCGATCTACATCGGCGACGGCGGCGACATCGTCACCTTCTCCGGGCAGGTCGTGCAGCCCAAATCGCCCGGCCACTGGATGGACCCCGGTCCGCTGGGAACCCTCGGTGTCGGCGTCCCGTTCGTGCTCGCCGCGAAGCAGGCCCGCCCCGACAAGGAGGTCGTCGCGCTCTTCGGGGACGGCGCGTTCTCCCTGACCGGCTGGGACTTCGAGACCCTGGTCCGCTACGACCTGCCGTTCGTCGGCGTCGTCGGCAACAACTCCTCGATGAACCAGATCCGTTACGGCCAGGCCCGCAAGTACGGCGAGGCGCGCGAGCGGGTCGGCAACACCCTCGGTGACGTCCCCTACGACAAGTTCGCCCAGATCCTCGGCGGTCACGGCGAGGAGGTGCGCGACCCCGCCGACATCGGCCCCGCCCTCAGGCGCGCCCGCGAGTCGGGCAAGCCCTCACTGATCAACGTCTGGGTCGACCCGGACGCGTACGCCCCCGGAACCATGAACCAGACGATGTACAAGTGA
- the frc gene encoding formyl-CoA transferase: MTGKALDGIRVLDMTHVQSGPSATQLLAWLGADVVKLEAPSGDITRGQLRDVPDVDSLYFTMLNCNKRSITLNTKTERGKELLTELIRRSDVLVENFGPGAVDRMGFTWERVQEINPRLVYASIKGFGDGPYTNFKAYEVVAQAMGGSMSTTGFEDGPPLATGAQIGDSGTGVHAVAGILAALLQREKTGRGQRVGVAMQHAVLNLCRVKLRDQQRLARGPLSEYPNDDFGAEVPRSGNASGGGQPGWAVRCAPGGPNDYVYVIVQPVGWRPIAELIGRPELADDPEWATPQARLPKLGKMFQLIEEWSATLPKWEVLDRLNARGVPCGPILSTREIIEDESLIANEMIVRVPHPERGEFVTVGSPLKLSDSPVEVRSSPLLGEHNEEIFAGELGLGGEELRLLKSDGVI, from the coding sequence ATGACCGGCAAGGCGCTCGACGGCATCCGTGTCCTCGACATGACCCACGTCCAGTCCGGCCCCTCCGCCACGCAGCTCCTCGCCTGGCTCGGCGCGGACGTCGTGAAGCTGGAGGCGCCGTCCGGGGACATCACGCGCGGGCAGTTGCGTGACGTCCCGGACGTCGACTCGCTGTACTTCACGATGCTGAACTGCAACAAGCGCAGCATCACCCTCAACACCAAGACCGAGCGCGGCAAGGAGCTGCTGACCGAGCTGATCCGGCGCTCCGACGTCCTCGTCGAGAACTTCGGGCCCGGCGCGGTGGACCGGATGGGGTTCACCTGGGAGCGGGTCCAGGAGATCAATCCACGGCTCGTCTATGCCTCCATCAAGGGGTTCGGGGACGGCCCGTACACGAACTTCAAGGCGTACGAGGTCGTCGCTCAGGCGATGGGCGGGTCGATGTCGACCACGGGGTTCGAGGACGGGCCGCCGCTGGCGACGGGGGCCCAGATCGGGGACTCGGGGACGGGGGTCCACGCCGTGGCGGGGATTCTCGCGGCCTTGCTCCAGCGCGAGAAAACCGGGCGCGGTCAGCGGGTCGGCGTGGCCATGCAGCACGCCGTACTCAACCTGTGCCGGGTGAAGCTGCGGGACCAGCAGCGCCTGGCACGAGGGCCGCTCTCTGAATATCCGAACGACGACTTCGGCGCGGAAGTTCCCCGTTCCGGAAACGCGTCCGGCGGCGGCCAGCCGGGGTGGGCGGTGCGGTGTGCTCCGGGCGGTCCGAACGACTACGTGTACGTCATCGTGCAGCCCGTGGGCTGGCGGCCGATCGCCGAGCTGATCGGCCGTCCGGAGCTGGCGGACGACCCCGAGTGGGCGACCCCGCAGGCCCGGCTGCCGAAGCTGGGCAAGATGTTCCAGCTGATCGAGGAGTGGTCGGCGACGCTGCCGAAGTGGGAGGTCCTGGACCGGCTGAACGCCCGGGGTGTGCCGTGCGGGCCGATCCTGTCGACCAGGGAGATCATCGAGGACGAGTCGCTGATCGCGAACGAGATGATCGTGCGCGTCCCGCACCCCGAACGCGGTGAGTTCGTGACCGTCGGCAGCCCGCTGAAGCTGTCCGACTCCCCTGTCGAGGTGAGGAGTTCACCGCTGCTCGGCGAGCACAACGAGGAGATCTTCGCCGGTGAGCTGGGGCTCGGCGGCGAGGAGCTGCGGCTGCTGAAGTCGGACGGGGTGATCTGA
- a CDS encoding acetate--CoA ligase family protein, with amino-acid sequence MLDENRAARVRAVLDAVRAEGRTTLTAPEGKEVADAYGIAVPGEELARDVEEAVAHAARFGGPVVMKIVSPDILHKTEAGGVVVGVEGAAAVREAFHTIVGNARAYDEHARVTGVQIQELLPEGQEVIVGAVTDPTFGKVVAFGLGGVLVEVLKDVTFRLAPVDADEALSMLDSIRAAPVLRGVRGRAGVDRWALAEQIRRVSLLVAEFPEIAEVDLNPVIATPEGAHAADVRIILADGPVKERRRYAREEILASMRRLMKPRSVAVIGASGEPGKIGNSVMRNLVDGGFAGDIHPVNPKADDILGRKAYRSVGDVPGEVDVAVFAIPARFVGAALEEVGRKGIPNAVLIPSGFAETGEHALQAEIVEIAERHGVRLLGPNIYGYYSTWQDLCATFCTPYDVKGGVALTSQSGGIGMAILGFARSTRTGVSAIVGLGNKSDLDEDDLLTWFAQDPHTECVAMHLEDLKDGRAFVEAARATVPKKPVVVLKAGRTAAGARAAGSHTGALAGDDAVYDDILRQAGVIRAPGLHDMLEYARALPVLPAPCGDNVVIITGAGGSGVLLSDAVTDNGLSLMEIPPDLDEAFRSFIPPFGAAGNPVDITGGEPPSTYEATIRLGLEDPRVHALVLGYWHTIVTPPMVFAELTARVVAEFRERGVVKPVVASLAGDVEVEEACQYLFERGVVAYPYTTERPVAVLGAKYRWARAAGLLGGGS; translated from the coding sequence GTGCTGGACGAGAACCGGGCGGCCCGGGTGCGCGCGGTGCTGGACGCCGTGCGCGCCGAGGGGCGGACGACGCTGACGGCGCCGGAGGGCAAGGAGGTCGCCGACGCGTACGGGATCGCCGTGCCGGGCGAGGAGCTGGCGCGGGACGTCGAGGAGGCGGTGGCGCACGCGGCGCGGTTCGGCGGGCCGGTGGTGATGAAGATCGTGTCGCCGGACATCCTCCACAAGACGGAGGCCGGCGGGGTCGTCGTCGGCGTCGAGGGGGCGGCGGCCGTACGGGAGGCGTTCCACACGATCGTCGGCAACGCGCGCGCGTACGACGAGCACGCGCGCGTGACGGGCGTGCAGATCCAGGAGCTGCTGCCCGAGGGGCAGGAGGTGATCGTCGGGGCGGTGACGGATCCGACGTTCGGGAAGGTGGTGGCGTTCGGGCTCGGCGGGGTGCTCGTCGAGGTCCTGAAGGACGTCACGTTCCGGCTGGCGCCGGTCGACGCGGACGAGGCGCTGTCCATGCTGGACTCGATCCGGGCGGCCCCGGTGCTGCGCGGGGTGCGGGGGCGGGCCGGGGTGGACCGGTGGGCGCTCGCGGAGCAGATCCGGCGGGTGTCGCTGCTGGTCGCGGAGTTCCCGGAGATCGCCGAGGTCGACCTCAACCCGGTGATCGCGACCCCCGAGGGCGCGCACGCGGCGGACGTGCGGATCATCCTGGCCGACGGCCCGGTGAAGGAGCGCCGCCGGTACGCGCGTGAGGAGATCCTGGCGTCGATGCGGCGGTTGATGAAGCCCCGGTCGGTCGCGGTGATCGGCGCCTCGGGCGAGCCGGGCAAGATCGGCAACTCGGTGATGCGCAACCTGGTCGACGGCGGGTTCGCCGGGGACATCCACCCCGTCAACCCGAAGGCGGACGACATCCTCGGCCGCAAGGCGTACCGGAGCGTCGGCGACGTGCCGGGCGAGGTCGACGTGGCCGTGTTCGCGATCCCCGCGCGGTTCGTCGGGGCCGCCCTGGAGGAGGTGGGCCGCAAGGGGATACCGAACGCGGTGCTGATCCCCTCCGGGTTCGCGGAGACCGGCGAGCACGCGCTGCAGGCCGAGATCGTGGAGATCGCCGAGCGGCACGGGGTGCGCCTGCTGGGGCCGAACATCTACGGCTACTACTCGACCTGGCAGGACCTGTGCGCGACGTTCTGCACGCCCTACGACGTGAAGGGCGGTGTCGCGCTGACCTCGCAGTCGGGCGGCATCGGGATGGCGATCCTGGGCTTCGCGCGCAGTACGCGCACGGGCGTGTCGGCGATCGTCGGGCTCGGCAACAAGTCGGACCTGGACGAGGACGACCTGCTGACGTGGTTCGCGCAGGACCCGCACACCGAGTGCGTGGCGATGCACCTGGAGGACCTGAAGGACGGGCGGGCGTTCGTCGAGGCCGCGCGGGCGACGGTGCCGAAGAAGCCGGTGGTCGTCCTGAAGGCCGGGCGGACGGCGGCGGGCGCGCGGGCCGCCGGGTCGCACACGGGCGCGCTGGCGGGCGACGACGCCGTCTACGACGACATCCTGCGCCAGGCCGGGGTGATCAGGGCGCCGGGGCTGCACGACATGCTGGAGTACGCGCGCGCGTTGCCGGTGCTGCCGGCGCCGTGCGGCGACAACGTCGTCATCATCACGGGCGCGGGCGGCAGCGGGGTGCTGCTGTCGGACGCGGTGACGGACAACGGGCTGTCCCTGATGGAGATCCCGCCGGATCTGGACGAGGCGTTCCGGAGTTTCATCCCGCCGTTCGGGGCGGCGGGCAACCCGGTGGACATCACCGGAGGCGAGCCGCCGTCGACGTACGAGGCGACGATCCGGCTGGGGCTGGAGGACCCGCGCGTGCACGCGCTGGTGCTCGGTTACTGGCACACGATCGTCACGCCGCCGATGGTCTTCGCGGAGCTCACCGCGCGCGTGGTGGCCGAGTTCCGGGAGCGGGGCGTCGTCAAGCCGGTGGTGGCGTCGCTGGCGGGGGACGTCGAGGTGGAGGAGGCGTGCCAGTACCTCTTCGAGCGCGGGGTCGTGGCGTACCCGTACACGACCGAGCGGCCGGTGGCCGTGCTGGGCGCGAAGTACCGGTGGGCGCGGGCGGCGGGGCTCCTCGGGGGTGGTTCATGA